From Camelina sativa cultivar DH55 chromosome 20, Cs, whole genome shotgun sequence, the proteins below share one genomic window:
- the LOC104771830 gene encoding putative invertase inhibitor, with product MKFLVSLVMFSLLVNGFAFAQTLIQDSCKKAAVKEPALIYNFCVDSLTQDPQSKTATTLEGLILASTKNAAVKTMNVKGIAEQIFKGKGYGGIEAELHDCVEFYDDANDLLNTALASVQSQDYKTANEDFSIALDVLGNCKDGIQEINKQKSPVSNENNILLQKILIPFVFNNMLR from the coding sequence atgaagttCTTGGTTTCATTGGTTATGTTCTCTCTTCTCGTAAACGGTTTCGCATTTGCTCAAACTCTCATTCAAGATTCTTGCAAGAAAGCAGCCGTGAAAGAACCGGCCTTGATATACAATTTCTGCGTCGATTCTCTTACACAAGATCCACAAAGCAAAACCGCAACCACCCTCGAAGGTTTGATCCTAGCGTCGACGAAGAACGCTGCAGTGAAAActatgaatgttaaaggaatcGCTGAACAGATCTTCAAGGGCAAGGGATATGGAGGTATTGAAGCAGAGCTACACGATTGTGTTGAGTTTTATGACGACGCTAATGATTTGTTAAACACTGCTTTAGCGAGCGTTCAATCACAAGATTATAAAACCGCTAACGAGGATTTTAGTATTGCTTTGGATGTACTAGGAAATTGCAAGGATGGTATCcaggaaataaataaacaaaagtctCCCGTTAGTAACGAGAACAATATTTTGTTACAGAAGATTTTGAttccttttgttttcaataatatGCTACGATGA